A region from the Streptomyces sp. 3214.6 genome encodes:
- a CDS encoding CU044_2847 family protein: protein MVTPLTRIPLDGGGSVLVEQPAAAWDGPVKAGRVGDAVRELPVTLQGALEPITQAARATLDQLRKARPDEITVEFGIDLAVEAGAVITKNQAGCHLKVTMCWKSDGSA, encoded by the coding sequence ATGGTGACTCCTCTGACCCGGATTCCGCTGGACGGCGGCGGCTCCGTTCTGGTCGAGCAGCCGGCCGCCGCGTGGGACGGGCCGGTGAAGGCCGGCCGGGTCGGCGACGCGGTGCGCGAGCTGCCGGTGACCCTGCAAGGGGCGCTGGAGCCGATCACTCAGGCCGCCCGAGCCACCCTCGACCAGTTGCGCAAGGCGCGCCCCGACGAGATCACCGTCGAGTTCGGCATCGATCTCGCGGTGGAGGCGGGGGCCGTAATCACCAAGAACCAGGCCGGTTGCCATCTGAAGGTGACCATGTGCTGGAAGAGCGACGGTTCCGCGTGA